GATGAATCAGACCCGGACCATCCGCCTTCCGATCCACGTGGTCAAGGAAATCAACCTGTATATGCGCGCGGTCCGGCAGCTGGCCCAGAGCTTGGATCGCGAGCCGACCATCGAAGACGTCGCGCAGCTCCTGGATCGGCCGATCGCGGCAGTGCAAGAGGTCGCCGGTTTAAACGAGCGCGTCAGCTCGGCGGATGCACCGGCGGAGCGCGATTCCTCGCGGACGCTGATCGAGACCATCCCGGACGAACACAATATCGACCCCTCCTTGTTGCTGCAAGGTAACGATATGCACCGGCATCTCGAGGTGTGGCTCGCGCACTTGAATGAAAAGCAGCGCGCCGTGGTGGAGCGCCGCTTCGGCCTCGGGGGAAGGGAGATCGCCACCTTGGAGCAGGTAGGTTACGAGATCGGCGTGACCCGGGAGCGCGTGCGCCAGATCCAATTAGAAGCCTTGCGCAAATTGCGTCACATGCTGGAAGGCGATGGCTACTCGGTAGATACGCTTTCCCCCGGGCCATGAGAGCTTGTGAAAAAATCTGCTGCGCTCGGGATCTCGCGTTGCATCCTCGGCGCGCCAAACAGGGCCACTCCCTGGCCCTGGCTTTCCGGCGGTGCTCGGAATCCTCATGTATTTCAATATACACTCCGGCTGCTCGTCCCATCCTTGGGACTCGCCCCTTCGGGGCTTACGCTCCGTTTCGCACCCGGCGAAACGCGACCTCCCATCGCTCGCGACGATTTTTTCACAACCTCTGAAGCCCCCGGCTCAAGCTTCCGCCGCCGCCACGTAACGCAAGACCAACCGGAACGGAAACAGGCGTTCCACGGTCCACCCCGGGGGCGCAATCGCGGCCAGCTCTCGAAACGTATAGCTGCGCTTGATCGAGATTAAGCCATCGTGCCGGATATAGGAATCGCGAAAAGCGATGGCGCTCAGGAACGCGAAACCGAGATAGGCCAGGTCGCTGCGTTGCAAGTCAACAAACAAGACTTCCCGGGCGCAAAGCGCGGCCGCGCTTGCGAGCATTGCCGGCAACGCAGCGGTATCGAGGTGGTGTACTAAGTGATTCGAGAACACGAAATCATACCGTTCCTGCCGATCGCGGAGTTCGTTCACGTCGGCCA
This portion of the Pseudomonadota bacterium genome encodes:
- a CDS encoding methyltransferase domain-containing protein, producing MPCLLSQRDTRTTEIMDDPRCDRERLYRTYRQFRAVNAALSRIRSVYKRWIRPAMRIHEHSYNLLDIGFGGGDIARALHRWACADGLRLTITGIDIDARAYRYVQTLDWPEGVTFRVADVNELRDRQERYDFVFSNHLVHHLDTAALPAMLASAAALCAREVLFVDLQRSDLAYLGFAFLSAIAFRDSYIRHDGLISIKRSYTFRELAAIAPPGWTVERLFPFRLVLRYVAAAEA
- the rpoS gene encoding RNA polymerase sigma factor RpoS: MSKITDLDTDSGDAEVDMLDEDGEEGIEDKQAASLGVAVEHPAEISEAEIDATRLYLCEIGYSPLLTAKEEVRLARAARLGDKGSRKRMIESNLRLVVKIARRYLNRGLALLDLIEEGNLGLMRAVEKFDPEKGFRFSTYATWWIRQTIERALMNQTRTIRLPIHVVKEINLYMRAVRQLAQSLDREPTIEDVAQLLDRPIAAVQEVAGLNERVSSADAPAERDSSRTLIETIPDEHNIDPSLLLQGNDMHRHLEVWLAHLNEKQRAVVERRFGLGGREIATLEQVGYEIGVTRERVRQIQLEALRKLRHMLEGDGYSVDTLSPGP